One genomic segment of Primulina tabacum isolate GXHZ01 chromosome 9, ASM2559414v2, whole genome shotgun sequence includes these proteins:
- the LOC142504337 gene encoding uncharacterized protein LOC142504337 — translation IITGPARFWSKHVLHDIMTTCIILHNMIIEDERDEQMPITYYREAPIPEVEMVRDEHVRFQEFLARHRQIKDKSAHYALRDALIDHLWEEYSNSEY, via the coding sequence ATAATCACTGGCCCTGCACGATTCTGGAGCAAACATGTGTTGCATGATATAATGACAACGTGCATTATActgcataatatgattattgAAGATGAGCGGGATGAGCAGATGCCAATCACATATTATCGCGAAGCACCCATCCCAGAAGTTGAAATGGTGCGTGATGAACACGTCCGATTCCAAGAGTTTCTTGCACGTCATCGTCAAATCAAAGACAAATCGGCTCACTATGCACTCCGAGATGCTCTTATTGACCATTTGTGGGAGGAATACTCTAATTCGGAATATTAG
- the LOC142504336 gene encoding uncharacterized protein LOC142504336 translates to MNSSRRGPGFSVKEDKLLVTIYLDISQNPIIGINQSNDSLWSRVAASYNGQLTSPSREHRTMKALQCRWSNISRAVQSFSGYTHQVELMQPSGASEKDIQPGSTWRLDHVWSLLKDQEKFRSSNATLPGFISNCRNSSQSDYSPNTESPTPDFPGLSGFDVNLDEDSPSGSTQRLIGVKKAKATEDYSKDISSMAKYSEKMMTAMENAEAHRQQLIDVQKERNTLLPWKEENKILRMNPMYVDESFRAYLLKEQQNIWQKRATKGDGANGSSNLFGQFFGGTSPFGSDLGEY, encoded by the exons ATGAATTCATCTCGACGTGGTCCTGGTTTCTCAGTTAAGGAGGACAAACTTCTTGTGACAATTTATCTCGACATCTCCCAGAATCCTATTATTGGCATAAACCAGTCAAATGATAGCTTGTGGTCTCGAGTGGCAGCCAGTTACAACGGGCAACTCACTAGTCCGTCAAGAGAGCATCGTACTATGAAAGCCCTTCAATGTCGATGGTCCAACATAAGTAGGGCTGTCCAAAGTTTTAGTGGATATACTCATCAAGTGGAACTTATGCAGCCAAGTGGTGCTTCAGAGAAAGACATT CAACCTGGGTCAACTTGGAGATTGGATCATGTTTGGTCTTTACTAAAAGACCAGGAGAAGTTTAGGTCATCCAACGCTACTTTACCTGGTTTCATATCAAACTGTAGGAACTCCTCCCAGTCTGACTACTCACCCAACACAGAATCCCCAACACCAGATTTTCCGGGACTATCTGGGTTTGACGTAAACCTAGATGAAGATAGCCCATCAGGGAGTACTCAGCGACTAATCGGCGTAAAAAAAGCAAAAGCCACTGAAGATTACTCGAAGGATATTTCCAGCATGGCCAAATACAGTGAGAAAATGATGACTGCAATGGAGAATGCCGAGGCACATCGACAACAACTCATTGATGTTCAGAAAGAAAGGAACACTCTATTGCCTTggaaagaagaaaataaaatattacggATGAACCCTATGTATGTTGATGAATCATTCCGTGCATACTTGCTCAAAGAACAACAAAACATTTGGCAGAAAAGAGCAACAAAAGGGGATGGAGCCAACGGATCTTCTAATCTGTTTGGCCAGTTCTTCGGCGGAACTTCTCCATTCGGGTCCGATCTAGGAGAGTACTAG
- the LOC142556477 gene encoding uncharacterized protein LOC142556477, with translation MMSFQLTSNATLISTYFQQLDNTHYGGSIHGHTVINRDKAAAEQRLYNDYFSDSPMYGEAMFKRRFRMSRRLFLRIMTSIQEHDNYFVQKADALGRPGLTPYQKITAAMRILAYGVGADATNEYIKIGESAAIESVKRFYRATIEVFGDLYLRSPNAEDIERLLHIGKQRGFPGMLGSLDCMHWRWKNCPTAWAVQYTGRSGRPTIILEAVADYDMWIWHAYFGLPGSNNDINVLSKSHLCANLANGVAPPANYIIQGKEYNMGYYLADGIYPKWATLVQTIHNPQGPKKKYFAERQESGRKYVERAFGLLQSK, from the coding sequence ATGATGTCTTTTCAACTTACAAGCAATGCTACTCTCATCTCCACTTACTTCCAACAACTAGATAACACGCACTATGGAGGATCAATTCATGGCCATACAGTTATTAATCGAGATAAAGCGGCCGCTGAGCAACGCTTATACAATGATTATTTTTCTGATTCTCCAATGTATGGAGAGGCAATGTTCAAGAGACGTTTTCGAATGTCACGTCGCCTATTCCTACGCATTATGACATCCATTCAAGAGCATGACAATTACTTCGTACAGAAAGCGGATGCGTTAGGTCGGCCTGGGTTGACACCATACCAAAAGATAACTGCTGCAATGCGGATATTGGCATACGGTGTGGGGGCAGATGCGACAAATGAGTATATTAAAATCGGGGAGTCCGCTGCGATTGAAAGTGTAAAGAGATTTTATCGAGCTACGATAGAGGTGTTTGGCGACTTGTATCTTCGCTCTCCTAACGCCGAGGACATTGAAAGACTTCTCCATATTGGAAAACAACGTGGATTTCCGGGAATGCTTGGAAGCCTCGATTGTATGCATTGGAGGTGGAAAAACTGTCCAACGGCTTGGGCAGTACAATATACCGGTCGGAGTGGAAGACCAACAATCATTTTGGAGGCTGTAGCTGATTACGACATGTGGATATGGCATGCATACTTTGGTTTGCCAGGTTCGAACAACGACATTAATGTGTTGTCAAAATCACATCTCTGTGCTAATCTGGCCAATGGAGTAGCTCCTCCTGCTAATTATATCATACAAGGAAAAGAATACAACATGGGATACTATCTAGCTGATGGTATATATCCAAAGTGGGCCACTTTAGTTCAAACAATTCACAATCCACAAGGTCCAAAGAAGAAATACTTTGCAGAACGACAAGAGAGTGGTAGAAAATATGTGGAACGAGCATTTGGTCTATTGCAATCAAAATAG